In the Corynebacterium gerontici genome, one interval contains:
- a CDS encoding AAA family ATPase encodes MLLAIRVSNYKSFAGEAILDLQKSSFHRTRPPEGREWDDVVHPLAGVFGPNASGKSNLIEPLSVAKWIVMDSVRDPDSTKTLRQPHACHTEKASSFAFDYLGADPVNPERSIRYRWSLELDDSGIVAEILEAATTSRWRVVFERSREQIKFGGSSEIPKASQKSIEALLLPWASVLSAWGSVRDQGSLSSARDFWFDLQPIRVGQSSGPDQLGAFRPGWPVRTETVASWFQDPARLAIGMKLLRVADVGITGVRVEEHQAPVELVEKIERVNRVAAAILAGEEPTPDLLAETEMTDADRKKLRSLSLRFTHGEHHGEKFELDRSAESTGTLWWLELTIPLLEALATGSTVVVDEFAYGLHPVLSDHLVSMFADPNLNRYGAQLLFTSHDFIVLDSQSETAMDNDYVWLVEKHRGESELIHLSDFPVKENHNRRKRYLTGKYGALPQPGYLAPSDIFKLRSLLTSSKMGSVKQ; translated from the coding sequence GTGTTACTTGCGATTCGGGTTTCTAACTACAAGAGTTTTGCTGGCGAGGCTATTCTCGACCTGCAAAAATCCTCCTTCCATAGAACCCGCCCTCCGGAGGGGCGGGAATGGGACGATGTAGTGCATCCATTAGCCGGAGTGTTTGGCCCGAATGCTTCTGGAAAATCGAACCTTATCGAACCCCTGAGTGTCGCAAAGTGGATCGTTATGGATTCGGTGAGGGATCCGGACTCGACCAAGACGCTTAGGCAGCCGCATGCCTGCCACACTGAGAAAGCGTCGAGTTTCGCATTCGACTACTTAGGTGCTGATCCGGTCAATCCGGAAAGATCCATCAGGTACCGCTGGTCTTTAGAGCTAGATGATTCAGGCATTGTGGCGGAAATTCTCGAGGCGGCCACCACGTCTCGTTGGCGAGTAGTATTCGAGCGAAGCCGTGAACAAATCAAGTTTGGCGGTTCTTCAGAAATTCCGAAGGCGTCTCAAAAAAGTATTGAGGCACTGCTACTGCCCTGGGCGAGTGTGCTTTCCGCCTGGGGAAGTGTGAGAGATCAAGGTTCTTTATCGAGCGCCCGTGACTTTTGGTTCGATCTTCAGCCAATTCGGGTTGGGCAGTCGTCCGGACCAGACCAGTTAGGAGCCTTTCGCCCTGGATGGCCTGTACGGACGGAAACTGTAGCTAGTTGGTTCCAGGATCCTGCTCGGCTCGCTATCGGAATGAAACTGCTTCGTGTTGCTGATGTTGGTATCACGGGTGTGCGAGTGGAGGAACATCAAGCACCTGTTGAGTTAGTCGAAAAGATTGAACGCGTGAATCGTGTTGCCGCAGCGATCCTTGCAGGCGAAGAGCCGACTCCTGACCTCTTAGCGGAGACCGAGATGACGGACGCGGACAGGAAGAAGCTCAGGTCGCTTTCATTACGATTCACACACGGGGAGCATCACGGCGAAAAATTCGAGCTGGATCGTTCGGCGGAATCTACAGGTACACTTTGGTGGCTCGAGCTTACTATCCCTTTACTAGAAGCCCTTGCAACTGGCTCGACGGTCGTTGTAGATGAATTCGCATATGGTCTTCACCCGGTACTGAGTGATCACTTAGTCAGCATGTTTGCGGATCCGAACCTTAATAGGTACGGCGCGCAGTTACTGTTCACATCACATGATTTCATAGTCCTTGATTCACAATCTGAGACAGCTATGGATAATGATTACGTGTGGCTTGTTGAAAAGCACCGTGGCGAGTCTGAGCTGATTCATCTTTCAGACTTTCCGGTCAAGGAAAACCACAATCGACGCAAGCGTTATCTCACAGGTAAGTACGGTGCACTGCCGCAACCTGGTTATCTTGCCCCCTCGGATATTTTCAAGCTGCGCTCTCTACTCACATCATCCAAGATGGGAAGCGTTAAGCAATAA
- a CDS encoding chorismate mutase has protein sequence MSEELFQVRMPTGTDDPLSDAEIQQYRKEIDRLDREILDAVKRRTLISKAIGQTRMGSGGTRLVHTREVAIINQFREEIGEEGPVLASLLLRMGRGKLGNASE, from the coding sequence ATGAGCGAGGAGCTATTCCAGGTACGCATGCCCACGGGCACCGACGATCCATTGTCTGATGCGGAAATCCAGCAGTATCGCAAGGAAATCGATCGCCTGGACCGCGAAATTCTCGACGCCGTCAAACGTCGTACCCTCATCTCTAAGGCGATCGGTCAAACACGCATGGGCTCCGGCGGCACTCGCCTGGTTCACACTCGCGAGGTTGCCATCATCAATCAATTCCGCGAGGAGATCGGCGAGGAAGGCCCCGTCCTAGCGAGCTTGTTGCTGCGTATGGGCCGTGGCAAGCTCGGCAACGCCAGTGAATGA
- a CDS encoding FtsX-like permease family protein: MSALNTMRAALRPTLRDIRRHWWRSILAVLLVALPVGLYSYGVSDNATRTQAAQSLELRNKASYFGKPCEQNIYGWAADCQGAQSQGAGPEDEMQAALPDGFRADLAASITVRLENPGEHSTPPVSTSLQLRDPETLSFGDATPGEGEIVIGLSDAERLGIGVGDQVTVTVTDEDSGFDDRRENLTVSGVIGASSSVARPGTLLSEQEIQSLPDSYWVLSGTRAMRWQDVKDLNAQGYVVESQDVADNPPPREELYPQFSDADANNGLYETDEFFLLISASVLAIAGLLILLCIAPVFSISAAQRGEAFALMRSQGATRRHIRIAVLGYGLVAGIIGATGGLVVGASVCAIVWKSRLPEAAIALPWKELLFGFVLAIVGALLASYLPAWLASHNNISQAASGGRVDRMRRWSSWMAIGPVFTAMILLGAGLLTSGVFFPPERFAFFAAGPLAVLALLVSIVLSVPAMILACSALRRPLMVRLSATLMRRQMLRSASALAAVAGVTLVASLLVQGENLIRAKQVDLNSRTYNTSVLSLESFNDETSADAPAFGEAREVLEQHLAIRNSVEVEIPERDYDLTPDPADVSIERCGETGSAEVQAHCPLSVNMEPSVNFVLSTPSSMFIAEPTIIDAFRLSPEDRKKAQDAMRSGAVLVSRAYAEFHPSVLHEYSYDDDEEWFIDAQIAALLPEDSREILMTEATAKKLGIKAQNAAELLFAEHQPSDDEISRVREALSKVDPSASVGSYPSPRSVHDSMVMSASIALGLLIIVAITHVLGLKDLRRMQEQLANIGASSKQLRLLAATSTGLLAALGTWVPLAVAYAMSWLNATPASRDANGMIYDYGTRAWVGIDPVYTGFIALLVPLVAFTIGAVSSWKPKPPGYRMD, from the coding sequence ATGTCCGCCTTGAACACCATGCGCGCCGCGCTGCGGCCAACCTTGCGCGACATTCGACGGCATTGGTGGCGCTCGATCCTTGCCGTGCTACTGGTTGCCCTTCCCGTGGGGCTGTACTCCTACGGGGTCAGCGACAACGCCACGCGGACTCAAGCTGCACAATCACTGGAATTGCGCAATAAGGCGAGCTACTTTGGCAAGCCTTGCGAACAAAACATTTATGGTTGGGCTGCCGATTGCCAGGGGGCTCAAAGCCAAGGCGCGGGGCCTGAAGATGAGATGCAAGCGGCCCTTCCGGATGGGTTCCGCGCCGACCTCGCCGCCAGCATCACCGTGCGCCTGGAAAACCCTGGCGAGCACTCGACGCCTCCGGTCTCCACTTCCCTGCAATTGCGTGATCCCGAAACTCTGAGCTTTGGAGACGCTACGCCAGGTGAAGGCGAGATTGTCATAGGCCTCTCCGACGCCGAACGCCTCGGCATAGGCGTGGGCGATCAGGTGACGGTTACCGTCACCGATGAGGACTCTGGTTTCGATGACCGCCGCGAAAACCTCACAGTCTCTGGAGTCATTGGTGCCAGCAGCAGCGTTGCTCGCCCTGGAACCTTACTGAGCGAACAAGAGATTCAATCACTGCCGGATTCCTACTGGGTACTCAGCGGCACCCGCGCCATGAGATGGCAGGACGTCAAGGACCTCAACGCCCAAGGCTATGTCGTTGAATCCCAAGACGTCGCGGACAATCCGCCGCCCAGGGAAGAACTGTATCCGCAGTTCTCGGACGCCGACGCCAATAATGGGCTGTACGAAACGGACGAATTCTTCCTGCTCATTTCAGCGTCCGTGCTGGCGATTGCCGGGCTGCTCATCTTGCTGTGCATTGCCCCCGTCTTCTCTATCAGCGCAGCGCAGCGAGGAGAGGCATTCGCGCTCATGCGCTCCCAGGGCGCTACCCGGCGCCACATTCGCATCGCGGTGCTCGGCTACGGGCTCGTGGCGGGAATCATTGGCGCCACCGGTGGCCTTGTGGTGGGTGCCAGCGTGTGCGCGATCGTTTGGAAGTCTCGCCTGCCGGAGGCCGCCATCGCTTTGCCATGGAAGGAGTTGCTCTTTGGCTTCGTCTTGGCGATCGTGGGCGCCCTGCTCGCTTCCTACCTGCCCGCGTGGCTGGCTTCCCACAATAATATTTCCCAGGCCGCAAGTGGTGGGCGCGTTGACAGAATGCGGCGTTGGAGCTCGTGGATGGCCATTGGTCCTGTATTCACCGCGATGATCCTGCTGGGTGCAGGACTATTGACCTCTGGTGTGTTCTTCCCACCAGAGCGGTTTGCTTTCTTTGCGGCCGGCCCTTTGGCCGTGCTCGCCCTGCTGGTGAGCATCGTGTTGAGCGTGCCTGCGATGATCCTCGCGTGCTCGGCACTGCGGCGCCCACTGATGGTTCGGCTTTCCGCTACTTTGATGCGGCGCCAAATGCTGCGCTCCGCCTCTGCTCTGGCGGCCGTCGCTGGCGTGACGCTGGTGGCCAGCCTGCTAGTGCAGGGAGAAAATCTAATCAGGGCGAAACAGGTCGATCTCAATTCCCGCACCTACAACACTTCGGTGTTGAGCCTCGAGTCATTCAACGACGAAACCAGCGCGGATGCACCAGCGTTTGGGGAAGCTCGCGAAGTTTTGGAACAACACCTAGCGATTCGCAATTCGGTAGAAGTGGAGATCCCAGAGCGCGACTACGATCTGACCCCAGATCCAGCAGATGTGTCGATCGAGCGTTGCGGCGAGACCGGTTCCGCTGAGGTTCAGGCCCATTGCCCATTGTCGGTGAATATGGAGCCGTCAGTGAACTTCGTGCTCAGCACTCCTTCTTCGATGTTCATTGCCGAGCCAACAATCATTGATGCCTTCAGGCTGAGTCCCGAAGACCGCAAAAAGGCTCAAGATGCCATGCGTTCTGGTGCCGTGTTGGTGTCGCGCGCCTACGCCGAGTTCCACCCGTCTGTGCTCCACGAATACTCCTACGACGACGATGAAGAGTGGTTTATCGACGCCCAGATCGCCGCATTATTGCCTGAAGATTCGCGCGAAATCCTGATGACTGAGGCGACCGCCAAGAAGTTGGGCATCAAGGCGCAGAACGCCGCCGAGCTACTCTTCGCAGAACATCAGCCCAGCGATGATGAGATCTCGCGGGTTCGTGAGGCGCTCTCGAAGGTGGATCCAAGCGCCAGCGTGGGCAGCTACCCCTCGCCACGAAGTGTCCACGATTCGATGGTGATGTCCGCCAGCATTGCCCTGGGGCTTCTCATCATTGTTGCGATCACCCACGTGTTGGGGTTAAAAGATCTGCGCCGAATGCAAGAGCAATTGGCAAATATTGGTGCCTCCTCCAAGCAATTGCGGTTGTTGGCGGCAACGTCTACCGGGCTGCTGGCAGCGTTGGGCACATGGGTCCCACTTGCGGTGGCGTACGCCATGAGTTGGTTAAACGCCACACCCGCCAGCCGAGATGCCAATGGCATGATCTACGACTACGGCACTCGCGCCTGGGTGGGCATCGATCCGGTGTACACCGGCTTCATTGCCTTGCTCGTCCCACTGGTGGCCTTCACCATCGGGGCTGTGAGCAGTTGGAAGCCGAAGCCTCCGGGGTACCGAATGGATTAA
- the pgi gene encoding glucose-6-phosphate isomerase, whose protein sequence is MSFDVTATPEWEALGKRHEALQATNLRSLFGADVHRAERFSFDAAGLHVDLSKNLIDADTLDALVNLANAADLKSKIEAMFTGEHINNTEDRAVLHTALRMPVSDELGVDGQDVAADVHEVLARMRDFATALRSGAWLGYTGHTIKTVVNIGIGGSDLGPAMAVKALRAYATAGINAKFVSNVDPADMVAVLDECDPESTLFVVASKTFTTQETLANAHAAKRWVLEKFGDEAAVAKHFVAVSTNAEKVAEFGIDTKNMFGFWNWVGGRYSVDSAIGLSLMAVIGPMDFMRFLEGFHAMDEHFRTADFRENIPVLMGLLGVFYNDFFGAETHAVLPYSEDLGRFPAYLQQLTMESNGKSVRRDGTPVTAGTGEIFWGEPGTNGQHAFFQLMHQGTKLIPADFIGFARPKQDLPTASGEGSMHDLLMSNFFAQTKVLAFGKTAEEIEAEGVAAEVVPHKVMPGNRPTTTILAEELTPYVLGSLIALYEHIVFTQGMIWDINSFDQWGVELGKQQANDLAPAVSGEQDVDSGDSSTDELIRWYRSKR, encoded by the coding sequence ATGTCCTTCGACGTCACCGCCACCCCCGAGTGGGAGGCGCTGGGCAAGCGCCACGAGGCGCTACAAGCAACCAACTTGCGCTCGCTGTTTGGTGCCGATGTACACCGCGCCGAGCGCTTCAGCTTTGATGCCGCTGGCCTACACGTCGATTTGTCCAAGAACCTCATCGACGCCGACACCCTCGATGCACTGGTAAACCTCGCCAACGCCGCTGATCTGAAAAGCAAGATCGAGGCGATGTTCACCGGTGAGCACATTAACAACACCGAGGACCGCGCCGTGCTGCACACGGCGCTGCGCATGCCAGTCTCGGACGAACTCGGGGTAGATGGCCAAGACGTCGCCGCCGACGTGCATGAGGTATTGGCTCGCATGCGAGACTTCGCCACCGCTTTGCGCTCCGGTGCATGGCTAGGCTACACCGGACACACCATTAAGACGGTGGTGAACATCGGCATCGGTGGCTCCGATTTGGGGCCTGCCATGGCGGTGAAGGCGCTGCGGGCGTATGCCACCGCTGGCATTAACGCCAAGTTCGTCTCCAACGTGGACCCCGCAGACATGGTCGCAGTCTTGGACGAATGTGATCCCGAGTCCACCCTCTTTGTGGTGGCCTCCAAGACCTTCACCACCCAGGAGACCCTTGCCAATGCCCATGCCGCCAAGCGTTGGGTGCTGGAGAAGTTCGGCGATGAGGCCGCCGTGGCTAAGCACTTCGTGGCTGTTTCCACCAATGCCGAGAAGGTGGCCGAGTTCGGCATCGACACCAAGAACATGTTCGGCTTCTGGAACTGGGTCGGTGGCCGCTACTCCGTGGATTCCGCCATCGGCTTGTCGCTGATGGCCGTGATCGGCCCGATGGACTTCATGCGCTTCCTTGAGGGCTTCCACGCCATGGATGAGCACTTCCGTACCGCCGATTTCCGCGAAAACATCCCGGTACTCATGGGCCTGTTGGGCGTGTTCTACAACGACTTCTTCGGTGCCGAGACCCACGCGGTGCTCCCGTACTCCGAGGATCTGGGCCGCTTCCCCGCCTACTTGCAGCAGCTCACCATGGAGTCCAACGGCAAGTCTGTGCGCCGCGATGGCACCCCGGTAACCGCCGGTACGGGCGAGATTTTCTGGGGCGAACCCGGCACCAATGGCCAGCACGCCTTCTTCCAACTCATGCACCAGGGCACCAAGCTGATCCCCGCGGACTTCATCGGCTTTGCCCGCCCCAAGCAGGATCTGCCCACGGCTAGTGGCGAGGGCTCGATGCACGATCTTTTGATGAGCAACTTCTTCGCGCAGACCAAGGTGCTGGCCTTCGGTAAGACCGCCGAGGAGATCGAGGCCGAGGGCGTGGCCGCCGAGGTCGTGCCCCACAAGGTGATGCCGGGCAATCGCCCCACCACCACGATCCTTGCCGAGGAACTCACCCCCTACGTGCTTGGTTCGCTGATCGCCCTCTACGAGCACATCGTGTTCACCCAGGGCATGATCTGGGACATCAACTCCTTCGACCAGTGGGGCGTTGAGCTTGGCAAGCAGCAGGCCAATGACCTTGCCCCGGCCGTCAGTGGCGAGCAGGACGTCGATTCCGGCGATTCCTCCACCGACGAGCTCATCCGCTGGTACCGCTCCAAGCGCTAA
- a CDS encoding DUF5808 domain-containing protein yields the protein MGISELWQLVDRPRPSARSVKWLYLLCALIIGGAMAYVGMRWEDIPSRVPTHWGVDGPDDFAPKSISAVFMGSFVFIGTIVLMVVVTGFATYAMKQNESEAHPVDRRLQSALNRVLTAKMIAYISLALALITAVIQVCSALPQYQHVMDGMGLFIGVMILVLVVLVLLLWWASAQTRGLQQAIEKAQQAGRMPQGAEVEGVNDHYKFGLFYYNPEDPRITVERRFGIGIDFNYAHWQGKLFAAIIIGTVVACVALPFLLS from the coding sequence ATGGGTATCTCAGAACTTTGGCAGCTGGTGGATCGTCCGCGACCTTCGGCTCGCAGCGTGAAGTGGCTCTACCTGCTGTGTGCCCTCATCATTGGTGGGGCAATGGCGTATGTGGGGATGCGATGGGAAGACATTCCCTCGCGGGTGCCCACCCACTGGGGCGTAGACGGGCCAGATGATTTTGCGCCGAAATCGATCAGCGCTGTTTTTATGGGCAGCTTCGTCTTTATCGGCACCATTGTGCTCATGGTGGTGGTGACCGGGTTTGCCACCTACGCAATGAAGCAAAATGAATCCGAAGCACACCCCGTCGACCGTCGCCTGCAAAGTGCACTCAACCGGGTGCTGACAGCCAAAATGATTGCCTATATCAGCCTTGCACTAGCGCTTATAACCGCGGTGATTCAAGTGTGTTCGGCGCTGCCCCAGTACCAGCACGTGATGGATGGGATGGGACTGTTCATTGGCGTCATGATTCTCGTGCTGGTGGTGCTGGTGCTGTTGCTGTGGTGGGCCAGTGCGCAAACGCGAGGTCTGCAACAGGCAATCGAGAAGGCCCAGCAAGCCGGGAGGATGCCACAGGGTGCTGAGGTAGAAGGCGTGAATGACCACTACAAGTTCGGGCTTTTCTACTACAACCCCGAGGATCCGCGCATAACAGTTGAGCGTCGCTTTGGCATCGGCATCGACTTCAACTATGCGCACTGGCAGGGCAAGCTATTTGCCGCCATCATCATTGGCACCGTGGTGGCGTGCGTTGCGTTGCCCTTCTTGCTGAGTTAG
- the pcrA gene encoding DNA helicase PcrA: MNTQSPFQPHNSNPFQTQQAHVTPHGASQTSAPEALVEGLNPQQRAAVEHIGSPLLIVAGAGSGKTAVLTRRIAYLMSARHVPPGQILAITFTNKAAAEMRERVAELVGPVANRMWVSTFHSTCVRILREQAQLVPGLNTNFTIYDSDDSKRLLQMIAKDQGLDIKKFTPRVLATAISNLKNELTSPQEALDAAQGTRNPFETTVAEVFGVYQARLRESNAVDFDDLIGEVVRIFREHPQVTAYYRRRFRHVLIDEYQDTNHAQYVLVRELVGTGADASELCVVGDSDQSIYAFRGATIRNIEEFEKDYPQATTILLEQNYRSTQTILSAANAVIAQNEHRREKKLWTALGEGEQIAAYVADNEHDEARFIANEIDALESRGMSYEDIAVMYRTNNSSRAIEDVFMRTGIPYKVVGGTRFYERKEIRDIVAYLRLLDNPDDEVSLRRIINTPRRAIGDKAVATLALHAQQHQVSLHQALIDAHAGNVNALNPRSRNAVGKFVEMMDALRAEAETRVSEVTGMPDIGEIISRILDATGYKAQLEQSNDPQDGARLDNLQELVSVAREFSSEAANQMAYEQMDGSELELAEGEPEPGSVQAFLERVSLVADADQIPEHDQGVVTLMTLHTAKGLEFPVVFLVGWEDGQFPHMRALGNPKELAEERRLAYVGITRARKRLYLSRAMLRSAWGNSVTNPPSRFFTEIPEELLDWRREEPTAQDPWGGFSSRSYNGGGWSGAHPQAGRPKKVAPKMPTRSNAPALKLVVGDRVNHDKYGLGTVQEVTMVGSAATATIDFGSSGTVRLMLLPGLPMEKL, encoded by the coding sequence ATGAATACGCAGTCACCTTTTCAGCCGCACAACAGCAACCCTTTCCAAACGCAGCAAGCCCACGTGACACCCCACGGCGCGTCGCAAACCAGCGCACCAGAGGCATTAGTGGAAGGGCTCAATCCGCAGCAGCGGGCAGCCGTTGAGCACATCGGTAGCCCCCTGCTCATCGTGGCCGGTGCAGGATCGGGCAAAACGGCGGTGCTGACCAGGCGTATTGCTTACCTCATGTCCGCTCGTCACGTGCCGCCGGGGCAGATTCTCGCCATCACCTTTACAAACAAAGCCGCGGCGGAGATGCGCGAGCGCGTGGCGGAATTGGTGGGGCCGGTAGCGAATCGCATGTGGGTGTCTACCTTCCACTCAACCTGCGTGCGCATCTTGCGTGAGCAGGCACAATTGGTGCCCGGGCTGAACACCAACTTCACCATCTATGATTCCGATGATTCCAAGCGCCTGCTGCAGATGATCGCCAAGGATCAGGGCCTTGACATTAAGAAGTTCACCCCGCGCGTGCTCGCCACCGCCATATCGAATCTGAAAAACGAGCTCACCTCACCGCAGGAAGCACTCGACGCTGCTCAGGGCACCCGCAATCCCTTTGAAACCACGGTGGCTGAGGTCTTCGGCGTGTATCAGGCACGCTTGCGCGAATCGAACGCGGTGGATTTCGATGATCTGATCGGCGAAGTGGTGCGCATCTTCCGTGAACATCCGCAAGTCACGGCCTACTATCGGCGCCGTTTCCGCCACGTGCTCATCGACGAGTATCAGGACACCAACCACGCCCAATACGTCCTGGTGCGTGAGCTCGTCGGCACCGGTGCAGACGCCAGCGAACTGTGTGTGGTGGGCGACTCGGATCAGTCCATCTATGCCTTCCGTGGGGCCACCATCCGCAATATTGAAGAGTTTGAGAAGGACTACCCGCAGGCCACCACCATCCTGTTGGAGCAAAACTATCGCTCTACACAAACCATCCTCAGCGCCGCCAACGCGGTGATCGCCCAGAATGAGCATCGGCGAGAAAAGAAGTTGTGGACGGCCCTCGGCGAGGGGGAGCAGATCGCCGCCTACGTTGCCGACAACGAACACGACGAAGCGCGCTTCATCGCCAACGAGATTGACGCGCTGGAGTCGCGCGGGATGTCCTACGAGGACATCGCGGTGATGTATCGCACCAACAATTCCTCGCGCGCCATTGAAGACGTATTCATGCGCACCGGCATCCCTTACAAGGTGGTTGGCGGCACCCGATTCTACGAGCGCAAAGAAATCCGTGACATCGTTGCCTACCTGCGTCTCCTGGACAATCCCGATGATGAAGTCAGCCTGCGGCGCATCATCAACACCCCGCGCCGAGCCATCGGTGACAAAGCTGTGGCGACCCTCGCGCTTCACGCCCAACAACATCAGGTGAGTTTGCACCAGGCGCTTATCGACGCCCACGCGGGCAACGTCAACGCCCTGAACCCTCGAAGCCGCAACGCAGTGGGCAAGTTCGTGGAAATGATGGACGCCCTTCGAGCCGAGGCCGAGACCCGGGTCTCCGAGGTCACGGGCATGCCCGATATCGGTGAAATCATCAGCCGCATCCTGGACGCCACGGGGTACAAGGCACAACTCGAGCAAAGCAATGATCCCCAAGACGGCGCACGCCTGGATAACTTGCAGGAGCTCGTCTCAGTGGCGCGCGAGTTTTCATCCGAAGCCGCCAACCAGATGGCCTATGAACAGATGGACGGATCGGAGCTAGAGCTGGCGGAAGGGGAACCAGAGCCCGGCAGTGTGCAGGCCTTCCTTGAGCGCGTCTCGCTCGTAGCAGACGCCGATCAAATCCCGGAACACGACCAAGGCGTGGTCACGCTCATGACCCTGCACACAGCGAAGGGTCTCGAGTTCCCTGTGGTGTTCCTCGTCGGCTGGGAAGACGGACAATTCCCCCACATGAGAGCCCTTGGCAACCCCAAGGAACTGGCAGAGGAACGTCGCCTTGCGTATGTGGGCATCACGCGCGCCCGCAAGCGCCTGTACCTCTCGCGTGCCATGCTGCGCTCCGCGTGGGGTAACTCAGTAACGAATCCGCCCTCACGCTTCTTCACCGAGATCCCCGAAGAGCTGCTGGATTGGCGCCGTGAAGAACCCACTGCCCAAGACCCCTGGGGTGGCTTTAGCTCCCGCAGCTATAACGGCGGCGGATGGTCCGGTGCGCACCCCCAAGCTGGGCGCCCCAAGAAGGTGGCACCAAAAATGCCCACGCGTTCCAACGCCCCAGCGCTGAAGTTGGTGGTGGGCGACCGCGTAAATCACGACAAGTACGGTCTCGGCACCGTACAGGAAGTCACAATGGTTGGCAGTGCTGCCACCGCCACCATCGACTTCGGATCATCCGGCACGGTGCGCCTGATGCTGCTGCCGGGCCTACCGATGGAAAAGCTCTAG
- a CDS encoding DUF4112 domain-containing protein, with translation MSQPAQKPNTISSKIAHVMDDSIKVPGTQRRFGLDPVMGLVPGVGAVAGALVAMGIVADAIRYRVPIIVLLRMGLMIMVDMIIGAIPFIGQAFDFGFKANKRNLRLLEEAIASPEAKRKEAKAYIIGAILVFVLLLILILVGSGVAIYFIGKALGLWG, from the coding sequence GTGTCCCAACCAGCTCAAAAGCCAAACACCATTAGCAGCAAGATCGCCCATGTGATGGACGATTCCATTAAGGTGCCCGGTACGCAGCGGCGCTTCGGGCTCGATCCGGTGATGGGCCTGGTGCCAGGTGTCGGCGCGGTCGCCGGTGCGTTGGTGGCGATGGGCATTGTGGCCGACGCGATCCGCTATCGCGTGCCAATCATTGTGCTGCTGCGCATGGGGTTGATGATCATGGTGGATATGATCATCGGCGCGATCCCTTTCATCGGCCAGGCCTTTGACTTCGGTTTTAAGGCCAATAAGCGCAACCTGCGCCTGCTGGAAGAGGCCATCGCCAGCCCAGAGGCAAAGCGCAAGGAGGCCAAGGCCTACATCATCGGCGCGATCCTCGTCTTCGTGCTCTTGCTCATCCTCATCCTGGTGGGATCTGGTGTGGCCATCTACTTCATCGGCAAGGCGCTGGGGCTTTGGGGCTAA
- a CDS encoding RloB family protein: MGKLRRSRRVREERFTVLLLCQGVRTEHDYFRRLVSDKRIPGVRVQSDPLDPARLVHKAIQLNRDETYDAVFVIVDKDEFLPENLREARRKCEAASKPASKKGVGGVQYRLVVTIPCFEAWLTAHVEEVRSPYTVQQVQRKAAELRLVDARKKKYLAEDFPLHNWQIARRNLPEVSYGQFDLSAGTSVGHLVWYLQEVVHSNLDNRAKVEKIDENGSGAPRPK; encoded by the coding sequence ATGGGTAAGCTTCGGCGAAGTCGCAGGGTGCGAGAGGAACGATTCACCGTTCTACTCTTGTGTCAAGGGGTGAGAACTGAACACGATTATTTCCGGAGGCTTGTTAGCGATAAACGTATTCCGGGGGTTCGTGTTCAATCGGACCCCCTAGATCCAGCGAGACTCGTACACAAGGCAATTCAGCTAAACCGTGACGAAACTTATGACGCGGTGTTTGTGATTGTCGACAAAGATGAATTTCTGCCGGAGAACCTGAGGGAAGCTAGACGGAAATGTGAAGCTGCCTCTAAACCTGCATCCAAAAAGGGGGTCGGGGGTGTTCAGTACCGTTTGGTGGTGACTATTCCGTGCTTTGAAGCTTGGCTGACTGCGCATGTTGAGGAAGTGCGCTCTCCATACACCGTGCAGCAGGTGCAGCGAAAAGCAGCCGAACTCCGCCTGGTCGATGCTCGCAAGAAGAAATACCTCGCGGAAGATTTTCCATTACACAACTGGCAAATTGCGCGTAGAAATCTTCCAGAAGTTAGCTACGGACAATTCGATTTGAGCGCGGGAACAAGTGTCGGACACCTGGTGTGGTATCTGCAGGAAGTTGTCCATTCAAACCTCGACAATCGAGCCAAAGTGGAGAAGATCGACGAAAACGGTTCTGGAGCGCCTCGCCCGAAGTGA